AGTCGCGTAAGGCAACGCGTGACGACGTTCAGGCTGCCAAGTGGAGCAAATAGACACATACGCTTTTCGGAGTGGCTTTTAAAACAACAAAAACATCGGGCAGCTCCTCGAGTGACGATTGCGGAGAAGGTGCGTCCACCTCCCCTCTCGCCACCGAGGGGCTGCCCGTATTTTTACTGGATTCTCTAAAAGCAGACTCCAATACCCCCGCTCTTTTTAAGACTGCGAGGCTGCCGAAATGGGGTGACCCGGCAGACAGAAAAACTAACGCTGAGGATGTCGTGGTCTGACATCTCAGTGACCCAAAAGCTAGCTGTACAAGCCACCGCTAGGTCCGTGAGCATCCCTAAATTACGGCCAATTACGCCCCCATTTCTAGGAGCATGATTTGCCCGCCCTCCCCTTCAGGAAACTACGGATAATTTTCTGTTGGAAGTGATAATAACGCCGTCATTTCTGCAGCGCACGCCGGAAATAGAATTATCTTTAAAGCGCTGAACTACTGGGGGTAGCCATAAGTACCGGCCGCCATTTAGAACGCAAAATACCCCACGTAAACGCCATTACTATGACGAATTGGTAATGGTGCCTACGGGGGTATCAAATGCGCTACTGGCTACTCTTTGCCCGGCGCTGGCGGGCAAACTCACTCAGAGTCACGCCGGCAGCAACGGAAGCGTTGAGCGACTCAACCCAACCGGTCATCGGAATGGACATGATGGTGTCACAGGTATCGCGCACCAGGCGCGAAAGTCCCTTGCCCTCGGAGCCGACGACCATAACCACCGGGGTGGTGCCGTCGTAAGTGTCCAGAGTGTGATCGCCACCGGCATCCAGTCCAACGACCTGGTAACCAGCCTTCTGGAACTGCTTGAGCGAGCGCACCATGTTGGTCGCCCGCGCAACCGGCAGACGCGCAGCAGTACCAGCAGAGGTACGCCAGGCGACGCCCGTAATGGCAGCCGAGCGACGCTCCGGAATCACCACACCGTGACCACCAAAGGCCGCCACCGAGCGAATGACCGCACCCAGGTTACGCGGATCAGTGATGTTATCCAGGCAGACGATAAGGCCCGGCTCACCGGTCTGGGCCACAGAATCAATCAGATCTTCGACAGATGCGTACTTGTACGGCGGAATCTGCAGGCCGATACCCTGGTGCATGGTGTTGCCGGTCATGGTGTCCAACTCGTGGCGGGGTACCTCGCGAATCGGGATACCACGGGAGTTAGCAATACGCACTGACTCCTGCAGGCGCTCGTCATTGTCGGTACCCAGCGCCACAATCAGCGCGGCCGCTGGCACCTTTGCATGCAGGCACTCCACGACCGGGTTACGGCCAACTACCAGCTCGGTGCCATCCCCCTTGCGCTCATGACGCCCCGAGTCACGGCGGCGCTTCTCTTTCGCCCGCTTATGAGCTGCGTGATAAACGCGGTCCTCTGCTTTCGGGGTCGGCCCCTTGCCACGCAAGCCACGCTTTTGGCCACCGGAGCCGCCAACGTTCTTCTTGCTTGCCTTGCGCACTGCACCACGACGACCGTTGCCTGCCATAGCTACCTGCTTCCTGTTGTTAATAGTTTTCTTTAGCCTAAAGCCAGCTTTTCAGCCCTAGTCAGCGACAGACCATGCTGGACCATCCGCGGTATCAGTTACCTCGATACCCGCTTCCTTCAGGCGGTCGCGCACAGCATCAGCCGTAGCCCAGTCCTTCTCTGCACGAGCCCGGGTGCGTTCCTCCAACTGGTGCTCAACCAGCACACCGAGCGCATGCATTGCTGCATCAGAACCGGAATCGGAGGTTGCCCACTGCTCATTCAGCGGATCGAATCCAAGGACTGCGGCCATAGCGCGGACAGCACCGGCAATCTCCTTGGCCTTGGTCTCGTCGCCGTCGGCAAGCGCCTGATTGCCTCCACGAACAGCGTTGTGGATTTCTGCGAGCGCGCGCGGGACAGCGAGGTCGTCGTCGAGCGCTGCTTCGAACGCCGGCGTCCACTCACCGATTTCGATATCGCCGAGCTTATCGACGGCACGGTGCATAAACGCCTCGATACGACGGTAGCCCGCTGCCGCTTCCTGCAGAGCCTCCTCGGAGTACTCCAGCACGGAGCGGTAGTGCGCACTGCCGAGGTAGTAACGCAGCTCAACCGGACGAACCATGGTCAAAATGTGCGGCACAGACAAAACGTTGCCGAGCGACTTCGACATCTTTTCACCGGACATGGTGACCCAGTGATTGTGCATCCAGTAGCGAGCAAAGCCGTCGCCGGCTGCGTGCGACTGCGCAATCTCGTTTTCATGATGCGGGAACTGCAGGTCGAGGCCGCCACAGTGGATGTCAAACTCCGAGCCCAAGTAGTAGGTGGCCATGGCGGAGCACTCCAGGTGCCAGCCCGGCCGGCCATTGCCCCACGGCGTCGGCCACGAGGGCTCGCCCGGCTTAGCCGCCTTCCACAGTGCGAAATCGTGCGCACCGCGCTTGCCCGGAGTATTGGTCTCGCCCTGCTCCATCTCGTCGACGCGGTTGCCGGACAGGCTGCCGTAGTCGCTGCCTTCAGCCTTGGACCAGGCATCCACGTCGAAATAGACGCTGCCGTCGACGGCGTAGGCGAAGCCGTTATCCATCAGACGCTGCATGTACTCCACCATCTGAGTGACATGTCCGGTGGCACGCGGCTCAACGCTCGGCGGAAGAACACCGAGCTGGTTGTAGGCCCAGGTAAATTCGCGCTCAAAGCGGGAGACCCACTCCCACCAAGGGCGGCCGTGCTCGGCGGCCTTATTCAAGATCTTGTCATCGATATCGGTGACGTTACGCACAAACGCGACGTCATACCCCTTGGCGATCAGCCAACGGCGCAAGATATCAAAGGCCACGCCAGAGCGAACATGGCCAATGTGCGGCTGAGCCTGCGGAGTCGCACCGCACAGGTAAATGGAGGCATGCCCCTCGCGGAGAGGCTCAAAATCCTTCAGTTGGCGGGTTGCGGTATCGAAGATTTGAAATGTCACAGCCCCGAGCATAGCGGGGAAATAGATACGGGTGAAAAAGAGAAAACGGCTAGCGCACACGGGCAATGTGTGTGCGCTAGCCGTTATCCGGAAAAGTGCAGAAAATCCCTACTGGGTGGAAAACCGATAAGGGGGCTCGACTTATGCGTCTGCGTCCAGGTCCACCGGCTTATCGTCGGCTTCATCCTTCTTCTCACCAGCGGCACCTTCCTGTGCCAGCGCGCGGTGACGCTCGATAGTGGCATCGACGCGGGCAAAAACTTCCTCGACCTTGGCCTCATCAACGCCGTCGGCAAGCGCGAGCTCACCGACGAGAACCTGGCGAGCCTTGCTCAACATACGCTTTTCGCCGGCGGACAGACCGCGGTCCTGATCGCGGCGCCACAGGTCACGAACCACCTCAGCGACCTTGTTAATGTCGCCCGAACCCAGGCGCTCCTGGTTGGCCTTGTAGCGACGAGACCAGTTGCCGGCCTCTTCCACGTCGGTCTCACGTAGCACGGAGAAGACCTTCAGCAGTCCCTCTTCACCAACAACATCGCGGACACCGACCAGCTCGGCATTCTTGGCGGGCACCTGGATATTCAGATCACTCTGCAGAATCTGCAGTACAAGGTACTGAACGGTCTCACCGTTAAGCTCTCGTTCAATGATGTTTTCGATTTTCGCAGCTCCGTGGTGCGGATAAACTACGGTATCGCCAATGCTGAATTCCATGTAATGCACACGCCCTTTCCAACGGCCTTCCACCCTATCATGTCCCCCCATGATTTTACGGGTAGTATGAGAACATCTTAGGAAGACACTAAGGTGTTCTTTAAATACTGAAAATCCTATCGCCCATCCTCAAGCTACTGGA
The sequence above is drawn from the Corynebacterium jeikeium genome and encodes:
- a CDS encoding cysteine--tRNA ligase, which codes for MTFQIFDTATRQLKDFEPLREGHASIYLCGATPQAQPHIGHVRSGVAFDILRRWLIAKGYDVAFVRNVTDIDDKILNKAAEHGRPWWEWVSRFEREFTWAYNQLGVLPPSVEPRATGHVTQMVEYMQRLMDNGFAYAVDGSVYFDVDAWSKAEGSDYGSLSGNRVDEMEQGETNTPGKRGAHDFALWKAAKPGEPSWPTPWGNGRPGWHLECSAMATYYLGSEFDIHCGGLDLQFPHHENEIAQSHAAGDGFARYWMHNHWVTMSGEKMSKSLGNVLSVPHILTMVRPVELRYYLGSAHYRSVLEYSEEALQEAAAGYRRIEAFMHRAVDKLGDIEIGEWTPAFEAALDDDLAVPRALAEIHNAVRGGNQALADGDETKAKEIAGAVRAMAAVLGFDPLNEQWATSDSGSDAAMHALGVLVEHQLEERTRARAEKDWATADAVRDRLKEAGIEVTDTADGPAWSVAD
- a CDS encoding CarD family transcriptional regulator encodes the protein MEFSIGDTVVYPHHGAAKIENIIERELNGETVQYLVLQILQSDLNIQVPAKNAELVGVRDVVGEEGLLKVFSVLRETDVEEAGNWSRRYKANQERLGSGDINKVAEVVRDLWRRDQDRGLSAGEKRMLSKARQVLVGELALADGVDEAKVEEVFARVDATIERHRALAQEGAAGEKKDEADDKPVDLDADA
- the rlmB gene encoding 23S rRNA (guanosine(2251)-2'-O)-methyltransferase RlmB; translated protein: MAGNGRRGAVRKASKKNVGGSGGQKRGLRGKGPTPKAEDRVYHAAHKRAKEKRRRDSGRHERKGDGTELVVGRNPVVECLHAKVPAAALIVALGTDNDERLQESVRIANSRGIPIREVPRHELDTMTGNTMHQGIGLQIPPYKYASVEDLIDSVAQTGEPGLIVCLDNITDPRNLGAVIRSVAAFGGHGVVIPERRSAAITGVAWRTSAGTAARLPVARATNMVRSLKQFQKAGYQVVGLDAGGDHTLDTYDGTTPVVMVVGSEGKGLSRLVRDTCDTIMSIPMTGWVESLNASVAAGVTLSEFARQRRAKSSQ